Proteins from one Staphylococcus sp. IVB6214 genomic window:
- the trmB gene encoding tRNA (guanosine(46)-N7)-methyltransferase TrmB, which yields MRMRHKPWAEDYLREHPEIVDIDCDYAKSVTKWFANDRPIHIEVGSGMGQFITTLAAQNPHINFIAIERDKNVMIRVLDKVRDQGLTNIKLLCNDAVVLTDYFEKDEVSRIYLNFSDPWPKTRHAKRRLTYHTFLAIYQQILHPDGEIHFKTDNRGLFAYSLESMSQYGMYFTKINLNLHEEDAENNIETEYEHKFSQKGSRIYRMEAKFHTSVES from the coding sequence ATGAGAATGCGACATAAGCCGTGGGCAGAAGATTATTTACGTGAACATCCAGAGATTGTTGATATTGATTGTGACTATGCCAAGTCTGTAACAAAGTGGTTTGCCAATGATCGCCCGATTCATATCGAAGTTGGTTCAGGAATGGGTCAATTTATCACGACACTTGCTGCACAAAATCCACACATTAACTTCATTGCGATTGAACGTGATAAAAATGTAATGATTCGTGTGTTAGACAAGGTGAGAGATCAAGGGCTAACGAATATTAAGCTTTTATGTAACGATGCGGTTGTTTTAACTGATTACTTTGAGAAGGATGAAGTTTCTCGCATTTATTTAAACTTTTCCGATCCATGGCCAAAGACACGACACGCCAAAAGAAGGCTTACTTATCATACGTTTTTGGCGATTTATCAACAAATACTACATCCCGACGGTGAAATACATTTCAAAACAGACAATAGAGGACTGTTTGCTTATAGCTTAGAAAGTATGTCGCAGTATGGTATGTATTTTACAAAAATCAATTTGAATCTGCATGAAGAAGATGCAGAAAACAATATAGAAACTGAATATGAACACAAATTTTCACAGAAAGGTTCTCGTATCTATCGTATGGAGGCGAAGTTCCATACGTCTGTTGAATCATAG
- a CDS encoding phosphotransferase family protein, giving the protein MEQFYQLGWTLDSAGGVSGEAYMAEQDGQKLFLKRNSNPFIAALSAEGIVPKLVWTKRIETGEVVTAQHWKNGRELNANEMGQARVAHLLKKIHRSQPLLTMLKRMEMAPITPEIMLNKINASLSRDVLTHHVVRKALIYLEDHIPNLDPRFYAVVHGDVNHNNWLLSDKDELYLVDWEGAMIADWAIDIGMLLYNYVPESRWAEWLETYGVKETLDLNKRMKWYTVIQSIGMIQWSEEHKRFKEMNTWLEFLNNVMKSNLFI; this is encoded by the coding sequence GTGGAGCAGTTTTATCAGTTAGGTTGGACATTGGATTCGGCAGGTGGTGTTTCAGGTGAAGCATACATGGCTGAGCAGGATGGGCAGAAGTTATTTTTGAAAAGGAATTCCAACCCATTTATCGCTGCCTTATCAGCAGAAGGTATCGTCCCGAAGCTAGTCTGGACAAAAAGAATTGAAACCGGTGAAGTCGTTACAGCACAACACTGGAAAAATGGCAGAGAACTCAATGCGAATGAAATGGGTCAAGCTCGAGTGGCACATTTGTTAAAGAAAATTCATCGATCCCAACCATTACTGACAATGTTAAAACGTATGGAGATGGCACCGATCACACCTGAAATCATGTTGAATAAGATCAATGCGTCTTTATCAAGAGATGTATTAACACACCATGTTGTCCGTAAAGCATTGATTTATTTGGAAGATCATATTCCAAACTTAGATCCAAGGTTTTATGCAGTTGTACACGGTGATGTGAATCATAATAACTGGTTACTATCAGACAAAGATGAGCTATATCTTGTCGATTGGGAAGGTGCAATGATTGCTGATTGGGCAATTGACATTGGTATGTTGCTTTACAACTATGTTCCAGAAAGCCGATGGGCAGAATGGTTAGAGACGTATGGTGTTAAAGAAACGTTAGATCTGAACAAACGCATGAAGTGGTATACGGTGATTCAATCGATTGGTATGATTCAGTGGAGTGAAGAACATAAACGTTTTAAAGAAATGAATACATGGCTTGAATTTTTAAATAATGTCATGAAAAGTAATTTATTCATATAA